One Candidatus Binatia bacterium DNA window includes the following coding sequences:
- the lptF gene encoding LPS export ABC transporter permease LptF: MGRTLKRYVLREVSAAFVAAVSLAVSVLFVLRIVEFVDLAFARGVPARLVGALAGFIVPSYLEVAIPMGALLAVVVVFARLGSDGELLALRASGLALGQLAAPLVTFSIAIAVVSLLLGVWARPWANRGIDSTTYQMARTRLTASLREGVFNTWFGGVILFVDQLDAKSGTMHDVMLAEEREEFGRKTIFASDGRVESNEDARTAYLALTNGSLLTYHPSGKYQDKTDFDSLEMNLDLGEDEGLDPMSHGGPPAMSLQALLDLRREHLEHGESPIEEDIELQRKLVLPAAALLLPFIGVPLGAMGRRGVKSRGLLLSTIIVLLYYLALTVSVTLAREQVVPTPVAMWLPDAMLAMLAVALYRRAASESRTLVPAWLPGLRHRA; this comes from the coding sequence ATGGGACGTACCCTCAAGCGTTATGTCCTTCGCGAGGTTTCCGCGGCCTTCGTCGCGGCCGTCAGCCTGGCGGTTTCGGTGCTGTTCGTGCTGCGCATCGTCGAGTTCGTCGATCTCGCGTTCGCGCGCGGGGTGCCGGCGCGGCTGGTCGGCGCGCTGGCCGGGTTCATCGTCCCGTCGTACCTCGAGGTCGCGATCCCGATGGGGGCGCTGCTCGCCGTCGTCGTGGTCTTCGCTCGCCTCGGCAGCGACGGCGAGCTTCTCGCGCTGCGCGCGTCGGGGCTCGCGCTCGGCCAGCTCGCGGCGCCGCTGGTAACGTTCAGCATCGCCATCGCGGTCGTCAGCCTGTTGCTCGGCGTCTGGGCGAGGCCCTGGGCCAACCGCGGCATCGACTCGACCACCTATCAAATGGCGCGCACGCGCCTGACGGCCTCCTTGCGGGAGGGAGTCTTCAATACCTGGTTCGGCGGCGTCATCCTGTTCGTCGACCAGCTCGACGCGAAATCGGGGACGATGCACGACGTGATGCTGGCCGAGGAGCGCGAGGAGTTCGGGCGCAAGACGATCTTCGCGAGCGACGGCCGCGTCGAGTCGAACGAAGACGCACGTACCGCCTACCTCGCGCTGACCAACGGCAGCCTGCTGACGTACCATCCGAGCGGCAAGTACCAGGACAAGACCGACTTCGACTCCCTGGAAATGAACCTCGATCTCGGGGAAGACGAAGGCCTCGACCCGATGAGCCACGGCGGACCGCCTGCGATGAGCCTGCAGGCGCTTCTCGACCTGCGCCGCGAGCACCTCGAGCACGGCGAGAGCCCGATCGAGGAAGACATCGAGCTGCAGCGCAAGCTCGTGCTGCCGGCGGCGGCGCTGCTGCTCCCGTTCATCGGCGTGCCGCTCGGTGCGATGGGCAGGCGTGGCGTCAAGTCGCGCGGCCTGCTGCTGAGCACCATCATCGTGCTGCTGTACTACCTGGCGCTGACCGTGTCGGTGACGCTCGCGCGCGAACAGGTCGTCCCCACTCCGGTGGCCATGTGGCTGCCCGACGCGATGCTCGCGATGCTCGCCGTCGCGCTGTATCGCCGCGCGGCCTCCGAGAGCCGCACCCTGGTACCGGCGTGGCTGCCCGGGCTGAGGCACCGAGCGTGA
- the lptG gene encoding LPS export ABC transporter permease LptG, protein MNLLSRYIVGIYLRTFLLCMVGATGLLLIVEFFTRIGDFASYNSQPSLVAAYFALKIPTWLDDVYPAASLLAVLLGVGSLVRSNEIQAMRSCGISVLRLSLPLVLTTAALSVVALVWSEVVVPPSAARARTIKDIDIKSMASRGQLDATSLWLQVPGGFLNIDYFDATNNELEGITLHAVDDKFHLTSLIEIPKASWKSGRWQYDDGTLRRFAPDGSFTYEPLAERNVDLGGTPEEFRRKSPKADEFTIRQLAERVRTLEAKGLDPAGFETDLQFKFALPLSGIITVLIGLPLAIRGNPRSGSAQHIGTGMGMCFLYWLTQALTVAAGHGGSLPPVAAAWSANALFLLVGGLLALRN, encoded by the coding sequence GTGAACCTGCTGTCGCGCTACATCGTCGGCATCTACCTGCGCACCTTCCTGCTCTGCATGGTCGGTGCGACGGGCCTGCTGCTCATCGTCGAATTCTTCACGCGCATCGGCGACTTCGCGTCCTACAACTCGCAGCCGTCCCTGGTTGCCGCGTATTTCGCGCTGAAAATCCCGACCTGGCTCGATGACGTCTACCCCGCAGCGTCGCTGCTCGCCGTTCTTCTCGGCGTCGGCAGCCTCGTTCGAAGCAACGAGATCCAGGCGATGCGCTCCTGCGGCATCAGCGTGCTGCGCCTGTCGCTGCCGCTGGTGCTGACGACGGCCGCGCTGAGCGTCGTCGCGCTGGTCTGGAGCGAGGTCGTCGTTCCGCCGTCGGCGGCGCGGGCGCGCACGATCAAGGACATCGACATCAAGAGCATGGCCTCGCGGGGACAGCTCGATGCAACGTCGCTGTGGCTGCAGGTGCCCGGCGGCTTCCTCAACATCGACTACTTCGATGCGACCAACAACGAGCTCGAAGGCATCACGCTGCACGCGGTGGACGACAAGTTCCACCTGACGAGCCTGATCGAAATTCCCAAGGCGAGCTGGAAGAGCGGCCGCTGGCAATACGACGACGGCACGCTGCGGCGTTTCGCTCCCGACGGAAGCTTCACGTACGAGCCGCTCGCCGAGCGCAACGTCGACCTCGGCGGGACACCGGAAGAATTCCGCAGGAAATCGCCGAAGGCCGACGAGTTCACGATACGCCAGCTCGCCGAGCGCGTGCGCACTCTCGAAGCCAAGGGACTCGATCCGGCCGGATTCGAGACCGACCTGCAGTTCAAGTTCGCACTGCCGCTTTCCGGCATCATCACGGTGCTGATCGGGTTGCCGCTGGCCATTCGCGGCAATCCGCGCTCGGGCTCGGCCCAGCACATCGGCACCGGCATGGGCATGTGCTTTCTCTACTGGCTGACGCAGGCCCTGACGGTGGCGGCCGGACACGGCGGGTCGCTGCCGCCGGTGGCTGCAGCGTGGTCGGCCAATGCGTTGTTCCTCCTGGTCGGAGGGTTGCTGGCGCTCAGGAACTGA
- a CDS encoding fatty acid desaturase — MSSSDGGTVVSPGETIEVDHSPAALRRRYTSLFRPRPWIYYADLLASATLGWTALVLAIRAHRFSPVWCLAVFVATFALYRAVLFIHELAHLKRRSVPGFEILWSLLIGFPLLVPSLMYVGSHGEHHRRMIFGTDRDPEYQPIGQWSKAKVVGSILPLVFVPGLLVIRWGILGPLSYVIPPLRPFVVNYMSTLVINPAYKRKMPEGRMARRWMIEEGATALVCWTMIGVVVAGIIRPSWVFEWYLVSSLVLVFNHVRTLVAHRYLNDGAPMDLLEQYRDSVNLSGGSWIDAMLAPVGLRFHALHHLLPTVPYHSLGRIHRIMLSELPPSTPYHEAEHRTLLAAVRSLFGGRALAHFRAH; from the coding sequence ATGAGCAGCTCTGACGGAGGGACAGTCGTCTCGCCCGGCGAGACCATCGAGGTGGATCACAGCCCTGCCGCGCTGCGGCGCCGATACACCTCACTGTTCCGACCCCGGCCCTGGATCTACTACGCGGACCTGCTGGCGTCAGCGACGCTCGGCTGGACCGCGCTCGTCCTGGCAATCCGCGCCCACAGGTTCTCGCCGGTCTGGTGCCTGGCGGTGTTCGTCGCGACGTTCGCGCTCTACCGCGCGGTGCTGTTCATCCACGAGCTGGCCCACCTCAAACGCCGCTCGGTGCCCGGCTTCGAGATCCTCTGGTCCCTGCTGATCGGGTTCCCGCTGCTGGTACCGAGCCTCATGTACGTCGGCTCCCACGGTGAGCATCACCGGCGCATGATCTTCGGCACCGATCGTGATCCCGAGTACCAGCCGATCGGCCAATGGAGCAAGGCCAAGGTCGTCGGCTCGATCCTTCCGCTGGTCTTCGTTCCGGGGCTGCTGGTGATCCGCTGGGGAATCCTCGGGCCGCTCTCCTACGTCATCCCGCCGCTTCGCCCGTTCGTCGTGAACTACATGTCGACGCTGGTCATCAACCCGGCCTACAAGCGCAAGATGCCCGAAGGACGAATGGCGCGGCGCTGGATGATCGAGGAAGGCGCGACCGCGCTGGTGTGCTGGACGATGATCGGCGTGGTCGTGGCTGGCATCATCCGGCCGTCGTGGGTCTTCGAGTGGTACCTCGTGTCCAGCCTCGTGCTCGTGTTCAACCACGTGCGCACGCTGGTCGCGCACCGTTACCTCAACGACGGCGCGCCGATGGACCTGCTCGAGCAGTACCGCGACTCGGTCAATCTTTCGGGAGGATCGTGGATCGATGCGATGCTCGCCCCGGTGGGCCTTCGCTTCCACGCCCTCCACCACCTGCTGCCGACGGTGCCCTACCACAGCCTCGGCAGGATCCACCGCATCATGCTGAGCGAGCTTCCGCCGTCCACGCCGTACCATGAAGCCGAGCATCGCACGCTGCTGGCTGCGGTGCGCAGCCTCTTCGGCGGTCGCGCGCTCGCGCACTTCCGCGCCCACTAG
- a CDS encoding diacylglycerol kinase family protein, giving the protein MRIGVLTNLNAGGGGARAGKVLEHLRRYPEIVRAQTDNPDALRELAAARVDILAVNGGDGTLQKTLTEVLREGSPFGRNGDPRELPIIAPLRTGRTSMSAYDIGSPRDARVAIDRLVTRARSGRVGEWLVRRAALRMTLEPDGVDHWGTFFGVGVIYRGTLLTHRIFPKGKAQGAFGSAVVTAGLVARAITGRAPVATDGEEHPLTIDPITVDLDGARLDAGQFQLLMATTLHRLFAGIRPFWGKGPGGIRFTTLGPGCLRRPQELARVLRGIPPKRDADVTALYASRNVEQVDLVLDCGISLDGEMFPPVAGRRASLLADHRIRFLSTR; this is encoded by the coding sequence GTGCGCATCGGGGTACTGACCAACTTGAATGCCGGAGGCGGCGGCGCCCGCGCCGGCAAAGTGCTCGAGCACCTGCGTCGCTATCCGGAGATCGTGCGCGCACAGACCGACAACCCCGATGCACTGCGCGAGCTGGCGGCCGCTCGCGTCGACATCCTCGCTGTCAACGGCGGCGACGGCACGCTGCAGAAAACGCTGACCGAAGTGCTGCGCGAGGGGTCGCCGTTCGGCAGGAACGGCGATCCTCGCGAGCTGCCGATCATCGCGCCGCTTCGCACCGGCCGCACGAGCATGAGCGCCTACGACATCGGAAGCCCGCGCGACGCGCGCGTGGCGATCGATCGCCTCGTGACGCGTGCGCGCTCGGGACGCGTGGGCGAATGGCTGGTGCGGCGCGCGGCGCTGCGGATGACGCTCGAGCCGGACGGCGTGGATCACTGGGGCACGTTTTTCGGCGTCGGCGTGATCTACCGCGGCACGCTGCTGACGCACCGGATTTTCCCGAAGGGCAAGGCGCAGGGTGCGTTCGGAAGCGCGGTCGTCACGGCCGGGCTCGTCGCGCGCGCGATTACCGGTCGGGCGCCAGTTGCGACCGACGGCGAGGAGCACCCGCTGACGATCGACCCGATCACGGTGGATCTCGACGGCGCAAGGCTCGACGCCGGTCAGTTCCAGCTGCTGATGGCGACGACGCTGCACCGGTTGTTCGCCGGGATCCGGCCGTTCTGGGGCAAAGGCCCGGGCGGCATCCGCTTCACGACGCTGGGGCCCGGTTGCCTTCGTCGGCCCCAGGAGCTCGCGCGCGTGCTTCGCGGCATTCCCCCGAAGCGAGACGCCGACGTGACCGCGCTTTACGCGAGCCGCAACGTCGAGCAGGTCGACCTCGTACTCGACTGCGGCATCTCTCTCGACGGGGAAATGTTCCCGCCGGTTGCCGGTCGCCGCGCCAGCCTGCTGGCCGACCACCGCATTCGCTTCCTTTCGACCCGCTGA
- a CDS encoding nucleotidyltransferase family protein: protein MTVAALVLAGRRASGDAVADSSGLRHRALVEIAGVPMLERVVDAILASGVADSIAISSDDPDLPSSTSRLAALSAASPPVLRHHRCGVSPASSVADFFASLPAQSSLLVTTADHPLLTGQIVAAFVEAASASSADFVVGLVASAVYRRRFPDQPRTFIPLRGEKYSGANLFLLRTPRAQDVALFWRGAEEFRKTPWKLVRAFGPMSLVLFLLGRLDLRQALARASAVIGANVDAVELPFAEAALDVDKEADRVAVEAVFAARKQTVA, encoded by the coding sequence ATGACTGTCGCAGCGCTGGTTCTCGCTGGGCGCCGGGCCAGCGGCGATGCGGTGGCCGATTCCTCCGGGCTGCGTCATCGGGCTCTCGTCGAGATCGCCGGTGTCCCGATGCTCGAGAGGGTCGTCGATGCGATCCTGGCCAGCGGCGTTGCCGATTCGATCGCCATCAGCAGCGACGATCCCGATTTGCCGTCGAGCACCTCCCGCCTGGCTGCGCTCAGCGCGGCATCACCACCTGTGCTGAGGCACCATCGCTGCGGTGTCTCGCCTGCATCGAGCGTCGCCGATTTCTTCGCGTCGCTTCCGGCGCAAAGCTCGCTGCTGGTGACGACGGCCGACCATCCGCTGCTGACCGGGCAGATCGTCGCAGCGTTCGTCGAGGCCGCCTCCGCCAGCTCCGCCGACTTCGTCGTCGGCCTGGTTGCGTCGGCCGTCTACCGCCGCCGCTTTCCCGACCAGCCGCGCACGTTCATTCCTCTTCGCGGTGAGAAGTATTCGGGCGCCAACCTGTTCCTGCTGCGCACGCCGCGAGCGCAGGACGTCGCGCTGTTCTGGAGGGGCGCGGAGGAATTCCGCAAGACGCCGTGGAAACTGGTGCGCGCGTTCGGTCCCATGAGTCTCGTGTTGTTCCTTCTCGGCCGCCTGGACCTGCGGCAGGCCCTGGCCAGGGCGTCGGCCGTGATCGGAGCGAACGTCGATGCCGTCGAGCTGCCGTTTGCCGAAGCGGCGCTCGACGTCGACAAGGAAGCCGATCGCGTCGCCGTCGAAGCGGTCTTCGCCGCCAGAAAACAGACGGTCGCATGA
- a CDS encoding ABC transporter ATP-binding protein → MQLLLVLSRRYPKRTVIMLVCLTLAAMAEGVGMSSLMPLLSMVTGQHGNESGLEHAVRASLAAAHIEPTLSVLLLLILGGSILKAGLTLVAQREVGYTVAHVATDLRLALLRALLQARWLYYVRQPVGMLANAFATEAQRASEAYLYGTMLITQVIQTLLYVGIAAAVSLPTTIVASAIGLATIAMLSGLVRKTKRAGIKQTDLMRTLIARMTDVLYAVKPLKAMAREPLVAPLLEHETESLNRSLRKQVLTKEAVRAIQDPSLVALIAGGLYIATTFWQIPVDSVLMLSLVFARALYSLQKAQKMFQEMAARESAFWSLRKTIEISELEAEVASGTREPTFQRALTVRDVDFAYDERPILAGASLAVMAGEVTAIVGPSGAGKTTIADLALGLVRPTRGEVYLDDVPLSEIDVGKWRHRVGYVPQEMLLLHDDVMLNVTLGDPALTQADVEEALLAAGAADFVRDLPQGLRTPLGERGARLSGGQRQRIAIARALVHRPSLLILDEATAALDPASEAGIYETVRSLRGRTTILAISHQPGLLKVADRVFRLSGGRIVELEGSERYADHDAALYAVEQDGERPLAATAVSR, encoded by the coding sequence ATGCAACTCCTCCTCGTACTGTCGCGCCGCTACCCGAAGCGCACCGTGATCATGCTCGTGTGCCTGACGCTGGCCGCCATGGCGGAAGGCGTCGGCATGTCGAGCCTGATGCCTCTGCTCAGCATGGTGACCGGGCAGCACGGCAACGAGTCGGGGCTCGAGCATGCGGTGCGCGCCAGTCTTGCCGCCGCGCACATCGAGCCGACGCTGAGCGTGCTGCTGCTGCTGATCCTCGGCGGCAGCATCCTCAAGGCAGGGCTGACTCTGGTTGCCCAGCGCGAGGTCGGCTACACCGTCGCGCACGTCGCGACCGATCTTCGCCTGGCGCTGCTTCGCGCGCTCCTGCAGGCCCGCTGGCTCTACTACGTGCGGCAGCCGGTCGGGATGCTCGCCAACGCGTTCGCGACCGAAGCCCAGCGCGCGTCCGAAGCCTACCTCTACGGCACGATGCTCATCACGCAGGTGATCCAGACCCTGCTGTACGTCGGCATCGCGGCCGCCGTGTCGCTTCCGACGACCATCGTCGCGTCGGCCATCGGGCTGGCAACCATCGCCATGCTGTCGGGCCTGGTGCGCAAGACCAAGCGCGCCGGCATCAAGCAGACCGACCTGATGCGCACGCTGATCGCTCGCATGACCGACGTGCTCTATGCCGTCAAGCCGCTCAAGGCGATGGCGCGGGAGCCGCTGGTGGCACCGCTGCTCGAGCACGAGACCGAGAGCCTCAATCGTTCGCTGCGCAAGCAGGTGCTGACGAAGGAAGCGGTGCGCGCGATCCAGGATCCGTCGCTGGTGGCGCTGATTGCCGGTGGCCTCTACATCGCGACGACGTTCTGGCAGATCCCCGTCGACAGCGTGCTGATGCTTTCGCTCGTGTTCGCGCGCGCGCTGTACAGCCTGCAGAAGGCGCAGAAGATGTTCCAGGAGATGGCCGCGCGCGAGAGCGCGTTCTGGTCGTTGCGCAAGACGATCGAGATCTCCGAGCTCGAAGCCGAAGTCGCGTCCGGCACCAGGGAGCCCACATTCCAGCGCGCGCTGACGGTGCGCGACGTCGATTTCGCGTACGACGAGCGGCCGATCCTGGCCGGCGCGAGCCTGGCCGTGATGGCAGGCGAAGTGACGGCAATCGTCGGGCCCTCGGGGGCAGGAAAGACCACGATCGCCGACCTCGCGCTCGGCCTGGTGCGTCCCACCCGCGGGGAAGTCTATCTCGACGACGTGCCGCTGTCGGAGATCGACGTCGGCAAGTGGCGCCACCGCGTCGGCTACGTGCCGCAGGAGATGCTGCTGCTGCACGACGACGTGATGCTCAACGTCACGCTCGGCGATCCGGCCCTGACGCAGGCGGATGTCGAGGAAGCGCTCCTTGCCGCCGGCGCTGCCGATTTCGTACGCGACCTTCCGCAAGGCCTGCGCACCCCTCTCGGCGAGCGCGGCGCGCGTCTATCCGGCGGCCAGCGCCAGCGCATCGCGATCGCAAGAGCGCTCGTGCATCGCCCGAGCCTGCTGATCCTCGACGAGGCGACGGCGGCGCTGGATCCGGCGAGCGAGGCCGGCATTTACGAAACGGTGCGGTCGCTTCGCGGGCGCACGACGATCCTGGCGATTTCGCACCAACCGGGACTGCTCAAGGTGGCCGATCGCGTGTTCCGCCTTTCGGGCGGCAGGATCGTCGAGCTCGAAGGCAGCGAGCGCTACGCCGATCACGACGCGGCGCTGTACGCGGTCGAACAGGACGGAGAACGGCCGCTTGCGGCCACCGCGGTGTCTCGTTGA
- a CDS encoding ELM1/GtrOC1 family putative glycosyltransferase, producing the protein MPFLTTRRIISRIFPDPGRLPAAGVRDLPQKIVLPARPDSAPSDKPPVRIYVGTEAGQYRAERVFIYSVDKVRDLSRDYEIHLMKDVRGYDRRWWLTGFTNYRFAIAEWAGPTGRAIYNDVDQVWLSDPAELFDSDMHGKGFLAISPDDTAVMLIDCERMRTLWTRDIVSHKPRKQIEKASTHEWGQLEACWHARDFDYVPGYSKCLHFTTIHEQPWHPLPGQYVYMPSPVHDIWHAMEKEADDREYCAFDFTTAETLYTGFVARMRAARMGGTVAPLANPLPSPPMAGLGELLAQASARSILELTLADARNEALESRVGKYPGATLTTFDPTATEAAGLDVPLGPFDAVLSMAGLDLLSNEDIPWVLDQLLYRARRAVFVTVDDTARNVPLADGSSIRVRPRGFAWWRAQMEAASRNQPEVRWRLGVIERTAVGTEAVRWREGGRRLQDSSPSVWILADPKPGHTTQSIGLADTLGWSYEIRDAGFPWWTKVTDRLFGPLAVDPSGKRRAALRGPFPDLVISTGWSTGPIARWIGARGDGRTSLVAMGRKGGDVATNFDLVATCSYVRYPPHERRIALAAPLNQVTPARLADAAGKFPELFEGHPSPRIVVLVGGSCPQYEVDDGTARRLGDDVATLARKAGGSVVVVTSRRTPTSAIDAIEKGLASEGTSAGSVHRWNASRTDNPYLAYLAGADALVVTGESESMIAEACATAKPVYIYPARKQPPGLAQRFVQLVSRVAFSRPKKGKGTFRPQQGREYFCARLIERGIVHPARDLEAFHQGLVASGHARMFDGTLDLEAVTPLAEAELVAARVRALLGCNDHDQHDAADQARRAGRA; encoded by the coding sequence ATGCCTTTCCTCACGACCAGGCGGATCATTTCGCGTATCTTTCCGGATCCGGGTCGCCTTCCTGCCGCCGGCGTTCGCGACCTTCCGCAGAAAATCGTGCTTCCGGCCCGGCCGGACTCCGCGCCGTCCGACAAGCCGCCGGTGCGCATCTACGTAGGCACCGAGGCCGGCCAGTACCGCGCCGAACGGGTCTTCATCTACTCCGTCGACAAGGTTCGCGACCTCTCGCGCGACTACGAAATCCACCTGATGAAGGACGTGCGCGGCTACGACCGGCGCTGGTGGCTGACGGGTTTCACGAATTATCGATTCGCGATCGCCGAGTGGGCCGGCCCCACCGGACGCGCGATCTACAACGACGTCGACCAGGTGTGGCTGTCGGATCCCGCCGAGCTGTTCGACTCCGACATGCACGGCAAGGGCTTCCTTGCGATCTCTCCTGACGACACCGCCGTGATGTTGATCGACTGCGAGCGCATGCGCACGCTGTGGACCCGCGACATCGTCAGCCACAAGCCTCGCAAGCAGATCGAGAAGGCATCCACGCACGAGTGGGGCCAGCTCGAGGCGTGCTGGCACGCGCGCGATTTCGACTACGTGCCCGGCTACTCGAAGTGCCTGCACTTCACGACCATCCACGAGCAGCCCTGGCATCCGCTTCCCGGGCAGTACGTCTACATGCCGAGCCCGGTGCACGACATCTGGCACGCCATGGAGAAAGAAGCCGACGATCGCGAATACTGCGCGTTCGACTTCACGACCGCCGAGACGCTCTACACGGGCTTCGTCGCGCGGATGCGCGCCGCCCGCATGGGCGGCACGGTCGCACCGCTGGCCAACCCGCTGCCGTCGCCGCCGATGGCGGGCCTCGGCGAGCTTCTCGCGCAGGCCTCGGCGCGCAGCATCCTCGAGCTGACGCTGGCCGACGCGCGCAACGAAGCGCTCGAAAGCCGCGTCGGCAAGTATCCCGGCGCAACTCTGACGACCTTCGACCCCACGGCAACCGAAGCGGCGGGGCTCGACGTGCCTCTCGGCCCCTTCGACGCCGTGCTGTCGATGGCCGGCCTCGATCTCCTGTCGAACGAAGACATCCCGTGGGTGCTCGACCAGCTCCTGTACCGTGCGCGGCGCGCCGTATTCGTCACCGTCGACGACACTGCGCGCAACGTGCCCCTGGCCGACGGCTCGTCGATTCGCGTGCGGCCCCGAGGATTCGCGTGGTGGCGTGCGCAAATGGAAGCCGCGTCACGAAACCAGCCCGAGGTGCGCTGGCGCCTCGGTGTCATCGAGCGCACTGCCGTCGGCACCGAAGCCGTGCGCTGGCGCGAAGGCGGGCGGCGCCTTCAGGACTCGTCTCCTTCGGTATGGATCCTCGCCGATCCCAAGCCCGGACACACGACGCAGTCGATCGGCCTGGCCGACACGCTCGGCTGGTCGTACGAAATCCGTGACGCCGGGTTCCCGTGGTGGACCAAGGTGACCGACCGCCTGTTCGGACCACTCGCGGTCGACCCGTCGGGAAAGCGGCGCGCCGCGCTCCGGGGACCCTTCCCGGATCTCGTGATCTCGACCGGCTGGTCGACGGGGCCGATCGCGCGCTGGATCGGAGCGCGCGGCGACGGCCGCACTTCGCTCGTCGCGATGGGCCGCAAGGGCGGCGACGTCGCGACCAACTTCGACCTGGTCGCGACCTGCTCCTACGTTCGCTACCCTCCGCACGAGCGGCGCATCGCGCTGGCCGCTCCTTTGAACCAGGTCACACCTGCACGCCTTGCGGACGCTGCCGGGAAATTCCCGGAGCTGTTCGAAGGACATCCGTCACCTCGCATCGTCGTGCTGGTCGGCGGGAGCTGCCCCCAGTATGAAGTGGACGATGGGACCGCCAGGCGCCTCGGGGACGACGTCGCCACGCTGGCGCGAAAGGCCGGCGGCAGCGTCGTCGTCGTGACGAGCCGGCGCACTCCGACGAGCGCGATCGACGCCATCGAGAAGGGGCTCGCATCCGAAGGCACCAGCGCGGGCAGCGTGCACCGCTGGAACGCGTCGCGCACCGACAATCCCTATCTCGCCTATCTCGCGGGAGCCGACGCGCTCGTCGTCACCGGCGAAAGCGAGTCGATGATCGCCGAGGCCTGCGCGACCGCAAAGCCGGTCTACATCTACCCGGCACGCAAGCAGCCGCCGGGGCTGGCGCAGCGTTTCGTCCAGCTCGTCTCCAGGGTTGCGTTCTCGCGCCCGAAAAAAGGCAAAGGCACGTTCCGGCCCCAGCAGGGCCGCGAGTATTTCTGTGCCCGCCTGATCGAGCGCGGCATCGTGCATCCGGCGCGCGACCTCGAGGCTTTCCACCAGGGCCTGGTCGCGTCAGGACATGCGAGGATGTTCGACGGCACGCTCGATCTGGAAGCCGTCACGCCGCTGGCCGAGGCCGAGCTGGTCGCGGCGCGGGTGCGTGCGCTGCTCGGCTGCAACGACCACGACCAGCACGATGCCGCCGACCAGGCCCGACGCGCAGGCCGGGCCTGA